Proteins found in one Vicia villosa cultivar HV-30 ecotype Madison, WI unplaced genomic scaffold, Vvil1.0 ctg.000020F_1_1_2_unsc, whole genome shotgun sequence genomic segment:
- the LOC131621965 gene encoding uncharacterized protein LOC131621965, which produces MTQTYPHFAFFYFSSGYSMSLQFRFLHDTPFAELIPTLNSLLQFPENWKMVKLEYRSPSLDPEGKVKFTPFELKNDDDLEVMWTSYQQYSSKVSIELDAKLQRSGEDVNKLLCRLQLPVYCVTLNFC; this is translated from the coding sequence ATGACTCAAACATACCCTCACTTTGCTTTTTTCTACTTCAGCAGTGGTTATTCGATGTCGCTTCAATTTAGGTTCTTGCACGACACACCATTTGCCGAGCTGATTCCAACACTGAACTCCCTCTTGCAATTTCCAGAAAATTGGAAGATGGTCAAACTTGAGTATCGTTCACCTTCACTTGACCCCGAAGGAAAAGTAAAGTTCACCCCATTTGAGCTCAAGAACGACGACGATTTAGAGGTTATGTGGACAAGTTATCAACAATATTCTTCAAAGGTttcgatcgagttggatgcgaaacttcaaagatcgggagaaGATGTTAACAAATTGTTGTGCCGTCTTCAACTACCCGTTTATTGTGTAAcgttaaatttttgttga